From the Xiphophorus hellerii strain 12219 chromosome 20, Xiphophorus_hellerii-4.1, whole genome shotgun sequence genome, the window TGAGTTGAGTATCGACAGGGAAGCTGAGAGGAAGTTTTAAAACTTCCATAGACGAGATCAACATTACAGCTCATGTAACACGATGCTATGATCTGGACCCCTGCTTGTGGCAGAACCTGAGGTTTAGACTTCCATACACACTTGTTGCATTGATTTTGAACAttgaatgtttaaaatcaatgaACATTCAATATTCTGGAACAGTCAATAGTTCCAGTATTTTGTACAGGTACTGTTAATTGTGTGTTCGCTTGATAAATGATAACTACAGAATGCAAAACAAGTGGTTAACTTTGACTCCTCCTCTTACACCTTTAAATACTCTGTGTCTGTAGTGCTATCTGGAATCAATCTTGCCAATTTTTTCCATTGGTGGTCGTGTTGTGTGGGTGATTTGCCAATATATTCTCACTTCCTCCAAAAAGGCTAAGCATCATGTTGTCCTCTTTAAAACTCATGACAGCTAAATACAAGACCTCTGATGTGTGGTACCGGTTGCATATGAACATGTTATTTGTCTTGTTTAAagattgttgcttttattcacAAAGTTTGATTTTCCATCTGCATTTAAGTCATTTATAATTGTCTCTTTAAACTTACAAAAAAGTCATGTTTGCAGCTAAATTAACGAGTATATCATTATGCAAAATTCCTGCATGTATTATAACACACAACTCAGAGTCACATTAGATCCTTCTATCTTCTGAAGATTATAAATTGTATATTGCTTTTCAGAAAAGTCCAGCATGTGTTACAAATCCTGCTGTCTCTCCACTCACTGTATAAATGCATCAGTGAAAGTATCAGTGAAAGTCGATCACCcctttctacaaaaaacaaatcccaACATCATTTCCATACTGTTGATGCAAATACACTgtcagaaagaaagacaaacaaacagtagttccttttgaaaaacaaacattttatgaaaacatgacaattaGGAAGAAATTAATACCATCATAGGTTGATTTATCAGCCTTGCTCTAAAAAATAGCAATGACTATTTAAATCTGACATTGTTTCCTTGTCCTGTTTCAAATAAATTGGAAATAGTCACAACTACGAGAAAAACCACCAAGCTATTTACACAACTTAGCAAAGATCACCCAATgcacaaaaatgaagaaaattaaaacataaagcaacaacaaaagctgcagtTCATTATTAAACAACGATTCTATGCAACCTATACAGCTCTTTCAAGTCTTGACATAAAATCCATATTTCAGTGACATGCATCACAAAGCAAGACTGAAAAAGTTAGAACAGCGTTGTGTCGTTTTCACCACTTCTCATGTTACTGCTGGCGTTTTCTGTTGTCTGGCTCGACGGAGGGCCTTGATTTTCTGCTGAACGCAGAACAAACTGTCTCCAAATCTTCACATAAGCTGTCttgatcttttttattttaaatgcatacaCTACAGGGTTGACAGCTGAATTAGCATGTGAAAGCAGAATGCCAACATAGAAAGCTATGTATGGTACAGTATCTGGTCCATGAAAGTAAACGACGATGTTCATAATGTGAATAGGGAGCCAGCAGACTACAAAAAGAGTCAAGACCAGAGACAGAGACGATGcaagctgtttttctttccgCAGGTATGTGTGTGACTGATTTTGAGCACCGTTACCtggtttttctttcagtcttccATGAATGAAACAGAATATATAGCTGTACAAAACAATCATCACTAACAGAGGCGTCAGGttgcagagaaaaaaactaaagtaaaccAAGTAGGACATGGGAATCACTCCTATGAACCGGCAAACAACTGTAGAATTAACAGAATCAGGAGGGTCTTTATGCCATCCAAACATTGGAGTAAAACTCAGTGGTATTGCAACAAGCCAGCATACAGCTGCCACAGAATAGGAATGTTTCCAGGTTACAGTCCGTTTGTATCtgtaaagaaagatataaagtGCCAGTCAGAATTTTACGCAAAGTCAAGGAAATTAAACTTATACTGATATATGACTTatccaaagttttttttctttagtgaaCTGGTGAAACAACATTAAGACTTTAATCCATTTAACTTTCTTTCTTGTGATGTCTCTTAAATGACTATGGTTAAAATTATATACAAATGTTTAACATAATCCtggtttttatatttacaaagcTCTGGAAAATGTTAAGAGACTGCTGCACTGAACCCCAATGAAAACCTCAAGGTTTTTCAaccaaatgttgatttctgagatctttctgagttaaaacatcagtattgttgtttctaaatgaatatgaatttgttttctttgccttatttgaggtctgaaagcactgcatcttttttgtcattttgaccatttctcattttctgcagatttttgcttgaaatttcaaaaacatgttgtaagtagtttataaaataaaagaactcCAATAAGTCTAAATCTGCACAATTAAAAGTAAGATAATCCTTACCTCAGAGGGATATAAACCCGCAGGAAACGATCAATAGCAATAGCCATCAGACACAAGATTGAAACTAATGTCAGGAGGATGAGTAcacagctgatgaagaggcATGTGTGGAAAGAAGTCTCCAGAACTCCATCCACCAGCACAGCCATTGGTATGGCAACAAATCCCACCAGAAAGTCAGCCACAGCCAGAGACACAATAAGGCAGAAGGTGGGTTGTTGGATGCTTTTAGTTTtccacaaagcaaaaacaaccaacatgTTTCCCAGACAGCAGCAGACGGTGATGAGGACTTCCAACACGGTATAAATGACTTCTCCAGTGTTCATGGTGCTGACTGTCAGCAATAACTCTCAGGGTAAAAATGAGTGAATTCATGATGTTGTTCAGGCCGTTTTTAAGCTTTGAGGTCCATGATTCAAAACTGCAGTAGTATATTTAGACCATTCAGAAATAGCATTGGTTACTGCCCTGCTTTACAGAAACTGAAAGAGATTAGAGGAAAGAGGCACTTTTACCACATCCTTGATAAAGGTCTACATGACtctattatatataatatatgtaATTATAAGTAATTATAagtaataattatattataattaaattataatattttctattattcataatttatttatacaggAAAATCTCTTGAGACTCATGGTCTCATTAGGAAGACACCTGTTAAACACATCAACAACAATAACATGAAAACAATAACAGTACGATTCACTAAAACGAAAATCAACACCATATGCATGAAAGAAGGGCTTCCACTGATAAATATACACATAGTTTCAAATCCCTTTATCAAACTTTTAAATTCCCCAATTGTAACCAAAAACCTGAGAAGGAGAATTCTTTTTTGCCAAGCAAATTATGCACAGATGGAACAATGAATATAATAAATTCAGCTATAGTTAAATATAATTTAGGTGAACAAGTGTGGCATGTGTTCTTACATGCAGGGGTTATTTCTGGGTTCTCTTGTTGGTGGATCTAACATGTTGGTGGATAACATGTTAGTGCATAAACTAACATGTTAGAATATGCATCTTAGAATGCATGCATTGTTATGCACACATAGTTATGCTTACATGCATAACTATGTGTgcatacacatgcacacaccgTTATGCATGTGTGTAACTATGCATGTTACACACTAACATTCATAGTTAGTGTTAGTTCAAGACATGAGGTAATCTAATAAAGTTAGTAATTTAGACACTAGATTACCTGCCTGCAAGTGTGAGTGtatgcatggttgtttgttttcatcagttttcatttgtttcataaGCTCTGACACGGCCAAACTCCAGACTAAACACCCGGacgttgttattgtgtcttgtcttgttttgtctctatgctgtaactgcgaagtaatttccctgctgggatgaataaagtacttctattctattctattctattgttttgtgtgtctctgtgttgctccgtaacagactggcaacctgttaAATGTTCTTGCTCAATAACAACTGGATATAGGCAATATAAGCAATGGATGAATGGAACTGTGAACACAAATCAATTCATTTTAACCCGATCAATCTTGTTTGAGAACAATTTCTTGTTAAGGATGAACTGTCAAATGACTGCTAAAACGCATGTGCTGGTAAGGGTAAAACCACAAGCTGCGAACTGCAAATAGAAACAAGTTGTGAAATGCATTTGCTGCTATTCAGacttcctcttttcctctgACTTATGTACATTGAAATATTATCAACCTCCACTCAGTGGCGGGCCGTGCATTTCACACCTAGGCCTTCAGTAGTGCTCCGTCTGAATCAATCCAACCCTCAATAACTATTTTATCTCTATAAAACTTCTACAGCTgcgacacacataaaaaaaacataaaaaataacctgataaaattgcaatattatttaggaatatagcaacattttactcaccaaaaatcctgattatttgtacgcaaaatccatcctcctttctttcctcaagAAGATTTCAATTACTCTGTTGTGCAGATTATCCGTGCGTTTCAGTTCCATGAAGAAGTCCTTTTCTATCGTCATCGAAGCTAATGCTGAAAGTCGAGCCCGCCCTGTCCTATTTCTGGCATAAGTTTTAGTTAGTAGACTGAAAGTGGCGGACAAATCCTTTTCCTGGTTGTGACAGGCTTGCTAGCTTCGGAGTTGCCCGACGTTGCTTAACAATGTCCagcttttcttgaaaagtccgtcttgaaaatgtctttgacagtaaatctccaaccaaatccatttcttctcctccttcacccATTGTGGGTTGACAAAACAGctattaaatcaacacaacaatATCTTTGCTTGTGCACCAGATGCAGTTTGCTAGCTCTGGCTAGTACACTCTTTGACTATCCAATCAGAGCGTGTGAATACGCTGACGTTTCCGTACGCCTGCTAGAGGGCCTTGGTGTCGCCAACtcaaaatctgattggttgaagcaacagtttgatcgagatttattttatgctacagGGCTCGCAGAACTGATTGTGAAGGCCCCAGGCAGATTTCTTTGACCCTGGCAACAAATAGCGGCTGAAATGTGATTGGctaaatgcttaaatatgaaaatacacgTCAGGAAGCAGCGCAACCAGGGCTAGCAATGAAAGAAAGCGGACATACCATTTGGAATTATTTAATACGTATTCatggacaaaatataattaacatcagtctgtgattcagatatttttaggccAGCAGAGAAGGCCTTGCAGGTCCTGATGGCCCACCACTGCCTCCACTACACTTAAGGGTGTTTGTGGAAATACGCCACAACAAGAAATCGAAATGGTTCAGTAATCTCATCAACAATGTGCAATTGCTTAAAATAAAGTGTCTAGTCTACCCAGTAACacactagctgtgtttccattttaaatgtgtgcaaaacttcaTCAATAGTCCCCCaatgtaggaaaaaaaacaaaaacacaattttgcaatgtGTGTTTCTATTGGAAGTGCTATTAAAagcacacatgaataagtttgttcaaacaataaatcattaaaaaatacttattgTGTGGCAACATTCAGTTGTTAATCAAGTGACTTCTGTGATaaggaaaaaatacatccattgaaatttagcaaaataaactcATTTTGATATTGGTTAACAATATCAAAACATCTCATCCTAACGCTAaaacttttctttgaaaaatgagaatttgccgtgtttccattaagaaattttatttttgaaacatcaAATTTTGCAATTTATGGTCAATGTAAATTCAGCTACTGCTTGTAGCTTGTTAAAAGGGACTAACATGCACAGCTAGTGTTAGTTGAAGATGATTTGTTGCAAATACTTGTAATTTTTAATCTATTCTACATCTGAAggctagaaaaaaacaaatggttgCTTGGTAATGCCACATTTGAAGGACAGTTAGACTTTGAATTGGTCTCACAATCCAGTCTGGCTGATAATGCAATGATGCACAGGTGAGATGACAGCCAAAGGCTGGGCCTCAGTCTCCATGGTGGAGCAGAAgcaataaaccaaaaacaatacaataaaccCCATAATCATTAGAATATGATGGTTATTGAAACAGTATTGTTCCTGAATCACAGGATGGAATAGTTGTTGAAACCTTAACTGATTTATGTTGTGCATGTAAATCCATCAAAAGAACTAGCAATAGTTAAAAATGTAGCTTATGTATATTataactaggcctgtcgcgataaacgataaatcaatttatcctacaataaattaaaactatcgacgtcattttaattatcggcatttttctctttctgttgatgacaccgaatgaaaaaaggctcaactccagtgctctccactgactcctcccttcctcattttacttacTGTAATGCCCAGCACACacgagctgtcggccgattgtcggcccattttcaaaacctgacagaccacatgttacccgacagaaatcctagatataacggttcgatcgggttcggtcctgccgtgtggtgtccaacaatgggcacaaaataatggctacaagtccagtgaactaattttaaaaccaggcattaatcaatgctttactacaatctacctgcaatgcatgtggctagtgtcagcgtaaagtcctgactgaatgaaaatcattataatctatttacgtcacgttaacaaagaacagctgaaaagttaccgggtttatcaactgcggtagcaatttcgctccaactcctcctcttgttatttctatattctttgcatgttgaataaacattaatgttgtttccacatatcatctccaatgtccgctggacttcgtgtcaactgtttgggattcccctccgtaatttcccctcagaaagcaccgAGGAGAATcagcgctttctgattggctgcctgtcacattcaacaggatGCGTTACGATctcagtcggggaaaaccctgatttagatcggagcggcaacgacgatctaccgtaacacaccacacaatcttagaaagaccaacgatctaagattgttgtaaggggaaaaataggagcaaaaaatcatgtagtgtgaattattgcatcaggtagtcgatgtgcccatcttctctatttacgtctaattattactgaagggcaacataatatacagacttcataatctgcactcttttggttgaatgcagtatttatttccactttggctttatgttgtttagtttttttttcaagtgagttttttgttaatggagactgaaaatccattttatttttgtttttggttgctttgtttattttgtttatcatttccagtgtcaagtgttcttttgaaaataaagtgtatctatctttggcaggaaattgcatgcattattacgtcatttccattaaatcagtgtaaaaaggtcttcaaacaatattatcgtttatcgcaataatttttgagacaattaatcgttgagcaaaatttgctatcgtgacaggcctaattataacaaaatgatttcaaagtggctgggaagtctgggcctcccttctgaagctgctaccccagcgatccgaccccggataaagcggaagaaaatggatgaatggatgttATGGATTTCACAGTAATTAACTGaattcacaataaaaatatgtttctgttaattttagGTTTGTTGTGAGTTGAAGTATTCTAAAATTCTCACGAAGCATTGAGTTCAGATTTCTGTTAGCTCTCTTCATCCATTCATCATGGACACATTCTCAACCAAGCTgttccttttcacattttgttcagtttttgtttactAAAACTTTACTCTACTGCACTCTGAGCTCTGAGTGACTCTTTCCCTAACTTTGAAACTGTGCCAGTGCATCAGTGACCCAGTTTAACAAATAAGTAAACACAGGATTACTGGCAACTCTGTTTTGTCAATATTACCTGGATTTGATTTGGTGTGGAAAATGTTCTGCAAAGACATACTGCTTTTCCAACAGAAAATCTACTTTCACATTTTGGAAATTCTGAAACAGCTTGCAtattatttgattaaatgttcaaagttattttagtcaaaatctttgaaaagtaaaagaaaaaaaagatgacctACATGTTTATTTCTTCGACCCCTGTTGGAAAATATCActacacaacaaaacacaagacAGTCAGAGCAActctaaagtaaataatttttggGAGACCAAAACATCATTCAGCTAAATTATGCAAGACAACACTTAGAAACAGCTTCAGGCTTTATGTGGAGAAACATCAACAATATGTCTGATAACACAgtctgagcagcagcagaaatcaAGGTTAAAATTAGGCAAATAGACATTTTGTCTCTATGTAAGGGGGTCCAAAGACCACAGACCCACCTCTTTCCTAATCactgtaattttgttttacGTAATTCATgcaaatcagattttgttttaaattatcacTGAATAAAAGCACTATTTAATCACAAACATGTAGAAGTTTTTCAACTCAAGTGCTACAAATTTTAGAcctattcattttttttctcagcctTTGGGTCACTGGGTTTTTACAATACAAAGGTTTGTTCATATATCTACATTCTTTCAAacaacagtttaaaatattaatattgttgaaTATTACAGAATAAAAGAGAGACTAAAACCTCTTTAGATGGCATTTAAAAGTCAAAAGCCACTTTAACTGATTTATAAAACAGTTGAAGTGATACCAAATCAGCAAATCTTCagctgaataaatgaaaaaagaaaataaacgtTTAGCACAAAGTTCCAACATTGACCTGATTGATTGTTTTAGtataatatgtaaaaataattatagtttaattttattttgtttttgatgctgTAAGAAAAccgaaaaaaaatctaatatctGTTTTCTATTGCCATATTAATTGGCAATATACTGTGTCCAGAGTAGTGTTTACCTGCTGTGTTGTTTGTTGAGTAAACATTGACTGTGTTTGTTACTGGAAAGGGGTAGACAGATCTAGCAGAAAAACTATTGGTCAGCAGAATCAACATAAGAAGGATCAAGAAAGCAATCAGCAGGAAAACCATGAAGACTGCATGTGCTGCTGTCGTTCTGCTGAGTCTCTTCTCAGTTTCCCAGCCGGCGTCGCTGGCCTGTGAGGTGTTGGTGCGGCCGGTAGACCAACTTCAGGATGCAAGTGTCTTTCACCTTTTTACAGTTTATGCAGCTATTTAAATTTCCTGAAATCTTTTAAATActgtatttgtgtatttatgacaaactgtaaacaaacaaaatgacctCTCTTTGTTTCTTCAGGTTCAAGGGACATGGTACTTTGTAGCTGTGGCTTCATCTTACTGTTGGGCAGTAACAGTGCTGAATACCTTAGGGTCTCCAAGTTTTCAACTTGATATTACCTCAACGAACAAATCACACATCTACGACATGAACTTAACAGTCAAGATGTAAATATTCTTATTTACTTTCAACAGTCATGAAATTAACCTACAGTCAGAGTATTTGTCTTTGTATTTCTATTTGACCTGATtagccaatgatttttttaagtaattcaAACAGCTTCTTAAACTAAACACAACAATCTGTGTTCCCAGGTCCAGGAGACACAAtccccagttttatttattttaacaccaattcacaacaaatgtgtCGAGGCgctttcaagaaaaaaacccaaaaagctATTAAATCATACTTATATTCTAAATTATCCTACTTATCAAACAGTACAATAAGGTCAATTAACTGTTCAAAGTAGTGTAAAAAGTTTCTATCTATGGAAATCCAGCAAATTGCATCGAGTCAGACTTTCAGCATTGACTTCTCCTGGACCAGCATCCAGCAACAGCAGAAAATCACTTGTGTTGTTGACTTCACAGCAACCACTGAAACCGATCATGCATGTGgcgacagcagagagaaaaaaaaaccctttaacaGATAGAAACCTCCAACAGAACCTGGCTCCATACAAGAGGCCATCTTCCATGACCCAGTGAGGATTTGAGACTCCCATTCcacaggctttttttttattccatgttGTTTCAATCCCATAAAAATATGTTCcactagttaaaaaaaacagcattttccaGCTGGCTTATGTCTTATAGGTAATTTATTCAGTCTGACCCTTACTTCCCACTTTAGTTGTACCGTACAGGCATTTGATGAAAACGTGtgttctgaattttaaaaaggcaaCAAACAACATGTTTAAAGTCACAAATTAGACAATTTATTTGAACAGAAACCTGTTTGCAAAAATAACAGGGAGACCTTTCTAAAATTCATGTTgctattatctttttttttttttttgctggatttCATTAGTACTAGCCTTTTGCCATCCTTATTTACCATTTCTTGATGTAATATGAATAACGCaaacagttttggtttttgagTCTGAGGAtttatttgttcagtttgttaGATATATAAATtcacaataataaaatttaatgcaaaaaaaatgttgtgacCCCACTTAAATGTCAGCAAACTGTGTCAGGTCAGAGTGACTATGTTTGTTTGGTGAAAAAGATCAATTTTTGTGTCTTGTTTCAAGATGTTTACAAAGCATTGTTTGCAGACATTAAGCACATGGAATTAGACTGCTCCATCTAATCTTAGACAATTAGATTCGTTTTCTAGATGTTTTCATCTGGCCAGGAGtttcttatgatttttttttataaatgttttgcagTGGTGAGGAATGTGCAAATAACACGGCAAAGAGTTTCTTGGAGATGGATGGGATATCTTTAGCCAATGGTAATGGTAGGTGTGATGAGCTGAAGTATTCTATTatatgtatgtactgtatatgtatgtgTAAATGTTGCATaagacagagaaaatgtttttttcttgacttttcaATAATTTGACCTGGATTAGCCAAAGGAATTTCACATGACCATATTCTGTGTTTAACAGATGCCAAAACCAATGAGAAAGGTTTGTTTCTTCGCACTAGCTGTGCTGACTGCCTCATTCTGAAAGATGACGACTCTCCTGCCAATCTCCTGCTTATGTTAAGTAAGTAtcatattgatttttaaacagGTTAACATAACTAAGCAAATGCCAACTAAATTTGACTCTATCCAGCAGTCTGTGCCTGCTTCCTTTAACTAGCTACTGAGatatactttttaattaaatcaagtGAACAAAATTCAAGCAAACCAATTTTCTCAGTCCGTCCAGTGGTGCGGCTCAAATCCAACAATTAGCAAATGTCATTACATGTCCTGTATTTACATTGTGTTCATTTTACACTCAGCATATCTAAACACAGATTTCATCTTCAATAGGCAGGAAACCAACTGTCACAGCTGCAGAACTGAAAGAGTTTGAGGCACAGGCAGACTGTCTTCAGCTCTACAAGCCACAAGTCCTAAACACCGATCATGGTGAGGTTTCATCCTTTCTATTGCTCACATTATTCATTGTAAGAATGATATATAAATGATATGGATTTATACCATATAAATGGCGAATTTGCGTCTGTATAACATACAACAGTCTCTGGAACGTATGTAATGACTTTTAATCTTTCATtccttcattttgctttttgtacAGACT encodes:
- the LOC116709862 gene encoding uncharacterized protein LOC116709862; this translates as MKTACAAVVLLSLFSVSQPASLACEVLVRPVDQLQDVQGTWYFVAVASSYCWAVTVLNTLGSPSFQLDITSTNKSHIYDMNLTVKIGEECANNTAKSFLEMDGISLANGNDAKTNEKGLFLRTSCADCLILKDDDSPANLLLMLSRKPTVTAAELKEFEAQADCLQLYKPQVLNTDHDCSSRNTTMDSSQFEREFPERIKNMFSGIFTCVTDKVLYYPRTVLGWAQSAWDSIW
- the adora3a.2 gene encoding adenosine receptor A1, giving the protein MNTGEVIYTVLEVLITVCCCLGNMLVVFALWKTKSIQQPTFCLIVSLAVADFLVGFVAIPMAVLVDGVLETSFHTCLFISCVLILLTLVSILCLMAIAIDRFLRVYIPLRYKRTVTWKHSYSVAAVCWLVAIPLSFTPMFGWHKDPPDSVNSTVVCRFIGVIPMSYLVYFSFFLCNLTPLLVMIVLYSYIFCFIHGRLKEKPGNGAQNQSHTYLRKEKQLASSLSLVLTLFVVCWLPIHIMNIVVYFHGPDTVPYIAFYVGILLSHANSAVNPVVYAFKIKKIKTAYVKIWRQFVLRSAENQGPPSSQTTENASSNMRSGENDTTLF